The Mytilus galloprovincialis chromosome 2, xbMytGall1.hap1.1, whole genome shotgun sequence genome has a window encoding:
- the LOC143064811 gene encoding uncharacterized protein LOC143064811 encodes MFGSITVTVFATLVVCNGFLIDDTTSTRSQLTTVGGQTNVPVITLNSQSNIPTTPTRAEKIDSTHVSIIENNQHFENLTKFIHEEFEKLFSQKMLVFKQFLNNTYRSFELDLEKLSNKFDNETMILKDQFTNMTETCKAATAELADVKKDVDNLNDEYFGYSLALKYEVEMLRKDVNDSFDLIWAENKTILNIYSKQELMTTELDFLRQQFDVLNNSSLYLVQEKLNKLTNNSRSLNISHISLHKDLNDLKQKYKNDSEKIAENNRLVENKFNVLTTIIHSLNMSFDSFQTELYEHVEISKNESRKQKKTDGILLSEIMKLKGQFNILSDNTTSLNKYRIAAEQNKAVIDAKRSQMEKDIVVLQKCLNSVPTLSNDTKHLEKVIQDNNYKLASMKSEINARSQDFLALLDMIQKTDRKLEYTTLRLTEQQNITYSNLEQNISQCFEQVNKMDQHLENKMKTIEKAQNVAAYKALLEEVHNISEKARETDNDVDKRILRLQSNQSNITQQLEQAAQKAVVTACSINANVSHGQAIPFKKIRTAHGINNTKSLEKSGIFTAEKAGLYLITVFIQTNTTRYSFNILKNNYTIADAFSSMPGYYQTTSTSIIERLEVNDIISLSPRHFHMYVFGGEESCLSILQV; translated from the exons ATGTTTGGAAGTATAACTGTGACAGTTTTTGCAACTCTGGTTGTGTGTAATGGGTTTTTGATTGATGATACGACTTCAACAAGAAGCCAATTGACGACAGTAGGTGGTCAAACAAATGTGCCTGTAATAACATTGAACAGCCAGAGTAATATTCCGACGACACCGACCAGGGCTGAGAAAATAGATTCAACGCATGTATCAATAATTGAGAACAACCAGCATTTCGAAAATCTTACGAAATTCATACATGAGGAGTTCGAAAAATTATTCTCACAAAAAATGCtagtttttaaacaatttttgaacAATACCTACCGGTCATTTGAATTAGATTTGGAAAAGCTTAGTAATAAATTTGATAACGAAACAATGATATTAAAAGATCAATTTACTAATATGACAGAGACTTGCAAAGCCGCTACGGCAGAATTAGCAGATGTTAAAAAAGACGTGGACAATCTAAATGATGAATATTTTGGATACAGTCTTGCATTAAAGTATGAAGTTGAGATGCTGAGAAAAGACGTAAACGATTCCTTTGATTTAATATGGGCAGAAAATAagacaattttgaatatttacaGCAAACAAGAACTGATGACAACTGAATTAGATTTTCTAAGACAGCAATTTGATGTGTTGAATAATTCTAGCCTTTATTTGGTTCAAGAAAAActtaacaaattaacaaacaattCAAGATCTTTGAACATAAGTCATATAAGCTTACATAAAGATCTTAATGATCTGAAACAGAAATACAAGAACGACAGTGAAAAAATAGCAGAGAACAATAGATTGGTTGAAAACAAGTTTAATGTTCTTACCACTATCATTCATAGTTTAAATATGAGTTTTGATTCATTTCAAACTGAGTTGTATGAACACGTCGAAATATCAAAAAATGAATctagaaaacaaaaaaagactGACGGAATTCTTCTAAGCGAAATAATGAAGCTAAAAGGGCAATTTAATATTCTAAGTGATAATACCACCTCATTGAACAAGTATAGGATTGCGGCTGAACAAAACAAAGCAGTAATAGATGCTAAACGAAGTCAAATGGAAAAAGATATAGTGGTCTTACAGAAATGTCTGAACAGTGTACCAACACTATCCAATGACACCAAACATTTGGAGAAAGTAATACAGGACAATAATTACAAGCTTGCCTCTATGAAGAGCGAAATCAACGCAAGGAGTCAAGATTTTCTGGCACTTTTGGACATGATTCAGAAAACAG ACAGGAAACTGGAATACACAACGTTACGTCTCACAGAGCAACAGAATATAACATATTCCAATCTAGAACAAAATATCAGCCAATGTTTTGAACAAG TCAATAAAATGGATCAACATCTAGAAAACAAAATGAAGACTATAGAAAAGGCTCAGAATGTTGCTGCTTACAAGGCATTACTGGAAGAAGTCCACAATATATCAGAGAAAG CAAGGGAAACAGACAACGATGTTGATAAAAGAATACTCAGATTACAGTCAAACCAAAGTAACATAACTCAGCAATTGGAACAAGCAGCACAAAAAG CCGTTGTTACTGCATGTTCAATAAACGCAAATGTGTCTCATGGACAAGCAATACCGTTCAAAAAAATTAGAACTGCACATGGTATTAACAACACAAAATCACTTGAAAAGAGTGGAATATTTACCGCCGAAAAAGCTGGTTTGTATCTGATCACTGTATTCATTCAAACCAACACTACCAGGTATTCTTTCAATATCCTAAAGAACAATTACACAATAGCGGATGCGTTCTCATCTATGCCGGGATATTACCAAACCACCTCGACATCAATTATTGAAAGATTGGAGGTGAATGACATAATATCATTATCACCAAGACACTTTCACATGTATGTATTTGGTGGTGAAGAATCTTGTCTCTCTATTCTTCAAGTTTAG